In the genome of Capra hircus breed San Clemente chromosome 5, ASM170441v1, whole genome shotgun sequence, one region contains:
- the TAS2R9 gene encoding LOW QUALITY PROTEIN: taste receptor type 2 member 9 (The sequence of the model RefSeq protein was modified relative to this genomic sequence to represent the inferred CDS: inserted 1 base in 1 codon; substituted 2 bases at 2 genomic stop codons): MEAIYMFLITGEWMIGIWGNGFIVSVNCSGWLKKRAVSLTEVILVSLATSRICFLYVIYMDGFIMVLFPDTYRHGEMMNIMDIFWTTCNHSTVWFTSCLSIFYLLKIASISHPVFLWLKLKMNRVXLGILPMSFLISSIVSVLLNNDSFCDVRINNEANIIXEFKVSKIPTAFKLIILNLGAMVPFILCLVSIVLLFFSLXHTKQMKLHATGSRDPSIEAHMRVIKTIVIFLALFIMYYAVFLIVTSSFLIPHGKLELMFGGLRAAIFPLSHPFILLMGNRKLREAFLKVLGIVKGFHKRRKYFIPQRILI, encoded by the exons ATGGAGGCAATATATATGTTCTTGATTACTGGTGAGTGGATGATAGGAATTTGGGGAAATGGATTCATTGTATCAGTAAACTGCAGTGGCTGGCTCAAAAAGAGAGCTGTCTCCTTGACTGAGGTCATCCTGGTCAGCCTGGCCACCTCCAGAATCTGTTTTTTGTATGTGATATATATGGATGGTTTTATTATGGTACTCTTTCCAGATACATACAGGCATGGTGAGATGATGAACATTATGGATATTTTCTGGACAACTTGCAATCATTCAACTGTCTGGTTTACTTCGTGCCTCAGCATCTTCTATTTACTCAAGATAGCCAGTATATCCCACCCAGTTTTCCTCTggctgaagctgaagatgaacAGGG TCCTTGGGATTCTTCCGATGTCCTTTCTCATCTCCTCAATTGTCAGTGTTTTACTGAATAATGATTCATTTTGTGACGTCAGAATCAATAATGAAGCAAACATTATTTAGGAATTCAAAGTAAGTAAAATCCCAACTGCTTTCAAATTGATTATCCTGAACCTGGGGGCTATGGTTCCCTTTATTCTTTGCCTGGTCTCAattgtccttttatttttctcactttaaCACACCAAGCAAATGAAACTTCATGCCACTGGGTCCAGAGACCCTAGCATAGAGGCCCACATGAGGGTCATAAAGACAATAGTCATCTTTCTGGCTCTTTTCATTATGTACTATGCAGTTTTTCTCATTGTAACATCTAGCTTTCTGATTCCTCATGGAAAATTGGAGTTGATGTTTGGTGGCCTAAGAGCTGCCATTTTCCCATTGAGCCATCCATTCATCCTGCTAATGGGAAACAGAAAGCTGAGGGAGGCTTTTCTGAAGGTGCTGGGGATTGTGAAGGGTTTtcacaaaagaaggaaatattttattcCCCAGAGAATCCTGATATAA